ATCAATTCCCCGCCCCGGCTAAGTCTTCGGCTCAAAGCCCCATTCGAGACTCGCCTGCAGCAGCCTCACGGCTCACGCGCCCGTGTTTCCACGGGTTGAGACGGCCCTGTTCGATGGCTTCGTGAACCAGGTAAAGGATCACCACCTCGGTCTAAGAGGCCGAGACGATGGGCTCGTCGGCGTTCTGCTCGTAAAGAACATGACCGTCTGTGAAGTCCACCAGAATGGCCGAGCGCGCGCGAACTTTCGTGGGCGCCGCAGCCGCCGTTTGCATCATGCGGAGACCGCACACCGCAAGCTCCCAACCCCCAACAATCAAGGGCCTTGTTTGGATCATCGCGTTTCCTTTCTGCATAGGTTCCGTGTTGAGCCGGCGCTGCGCGGCCCAGGCCCCTTTAGATCGCTGCCCACTTTGTCCGAGAAAATCATTCCACACACGGCTTGCTGCACCAATTAAGTGGCCCCGACCGGCTCGAGTCCACGAAACGGCCCAGATTCTACCCTTTCCGGCATTCAATCAAGGGATGGAAGAGGCGTGCGCCGCGGCGAGCACTTATTCGGCAATCGCTTTTGGCGCCGATTCAGAAAGCCAAGCGCACAGCCCGCTTGACCAAACGAGCCTTGGCGCCTACTGTTCATCACAGTTGTCACGGAACCTGCGATCAAGAAGACATGACAACAGGGAGGAATGAACCATGGACCAAGGCTGCTCGATTTTCAAGAATTTGGTTATTGGGGTTGCGGCCTTTGGCGTTGGATTTCTGGGCATGGCTTTCGGCACGCGGGCCGCCGAAGTCAAGGACGTGCAAGCGCTGGTGGAGAAAATTCACTGGCTGGGGCATGATAGCTTTCGAATCGACGGCAAGGATGCCGTCGTCTACATCGATCCCTATCGAATCAAAGACGGCCCACCAGCCGATCTCATCCTCATCACCCACGAACATTCTGACCATGCCTCCCCGGCCGACGTGGCCAAGATTCGTAAGGCGGACTCCGTCATCGTGACCACAGCCGCTGCGGCGGCGAAGTTTTCCGGAGACATTCGCACCGTGAAACCTGGCGATGCCTTGACGGTCAGGGGAGTCGGCCTTCGAGCCCTTCCCGCTTATAACCTCACCAAGTTTCGCAGTCCCGGGGTTCCCTTTCACCCTAAGGAAGCCGGCCATGTGGGGTTTCTGATCACGGTGGACGGCCTTCAAATCTATCACGCGGGAGATACGGACCATATTCCAGAAATGGCCGGACTCGCTCCCGATGTGGCGCTGTTGCCGGTGAGCGGCACCTATGTGATGACGGCGGAGGAAGCGGTGCGCGCCGCGGCGGCCATTGGCCCCAGGGTGGCCGTGCCCATGCATGTGGGCGAAGGCATCGGATCCCTGGACGATGCCGCTCGCTTTAAGGCCATGGCGACCGTTCCGGTCATTGTGCTGCCCTTGGAAAAGTGAGGGCCCATGCTGGACTATTGGTGTTGCTCCTGCCGGGGTTAAGTTTGGTGCAGACACGAGGTGGATGGGTATGCTTGAAAGCCTATCTGTGATGCAACCTTCCTCGAGGCAGGAACTCCGTTGTGGCTTTGTGGCCAACCTGCCGGTGGCGGTCAGTGTGGCTGCCTACGGCAGCGTCCTCGGCATGCTGGCCGCTCAAAAACAGATCACCTGGCTGCAGTTGCTTGTGATGAACCTCACCGTGTTTGCCGGGTCGGCTCAGTTCGTCATGGTGGACCTGTGGGTGCCGCCGTTGCCCTTGGCGGAAATGACCCTGGCCGTTTTGGCCATCAATCTTCGCTATCTGCTGATCGGGGCCTCTCTGGAGCCCCTTTTTCGAGGCACCTCCCTATGGCACAAAGCCACGCGAATGCACTGGGTGGCCGATGAGAACTGGGCCGTGGCCATGGCAGCTCGACGCCGCAACGGGGCGGTGTCCACGTCTTTTTTGTTGGGCGGTGGCCTCTGCATTGTTTCGGCCTGGTGTCTGGGAACCTTGTCGGGACATTGTTTGGGCGCCGCCATTGAGAACCCCGCCGCCTACGCTCTGGACTTTGCCTTTGTGGCCGTGTTTACGGCTTTGGCCGTGTCTTTGTGGCGTGGGAGAAAGGACGCCGTGCCGTGGTTGGTTGCGGCATGTGCCGCGGTGGTTGTGGAAAAAATCCTTCCGGGCAAATGGTACATTCTCGGCGGTGCGGCGGCGGGATCCTTGAGCGCCGTGCTCATGGACGGCAAGCGCGGGAGTGTGAGGCATCATGGCTAGTGTTCAGGAAATGCAAGCTTTCTTGGCCATTGGCGCCGCGGCTCTAA
The Desulfosoma caldarium genome window above contains:
- a CDS encoding AzlC family ABC transporter permease, whose amino-acid sequence is MLESLSVMQPSSRQELRCGFVANLPVAVSVAAYGSVLGMLAAQKQITWLQLLVMNLTVFAGSAQFVMVDLWVPPLPLAEMTLAVLAINLRYLLIGASLEPLFRGTSLWHKATRMHWVADENWAVAMAARRRNGAVSTSFLLGGGLCIVSAWCLGTLSGHCLGAAIENPAAYALDFAFVAVFTALAVSLWRGRKDAVPWLVAACAAVVVEKILPGKWYILGGAAAGSLSAVLMDGKRGSVRHHG
- a CDS encoding MBL fold metallo-hydrolase, whose amino-acid sequence is MDQGCSIFKNLVIGVAAFGVGFLGMAFGTRAAEVKDVQALVEKIHWLGHDSFRIDGKDAVVYIDPYRIKDGPPADLILITHEHSDHASPADVAKIRKADSVIVTTAAAAAKFSGDIRTVKPGDALTVRGVGLRALPAYNLTKFRSPGVPFHPKEAGHVGFLITVDGLQIYHAGDTDHIPEMAGLAPDVALLPVSGTYVMTAEEAVRAAAAIGPRVAVPMHVGEGIGSLDDAARFKAMATVPVIVLPLEK